In Salarias fasciatus chromosome 2, fSalaFa1.1, whole genome shotgun sequence, one genomic interval encodes:
- the LOC115402388 gene encoding SH3 domain and tetratricopeptide repeat-containing protein 2-like isoform X2, with the protein MALISGSCRLLGQMASCCCRPLLHSACCGPLIKVCLSSFTDISPAELDALWREPPYTLGGTSEHFSGNGVMTQGEEEDGPLVESGEGGVEPDSYWKKKEAFLKGSTVSLGEKFSSEIVLSFTGRRRSNVSPDRALQEALRTQLRVVESNSQDVIQLFKDLSARLVCVHAEKDSFVLTFKTVEEIWKFSTYLALGYVARCLENFLCDQSIWLDPELLSDLEISVTVNEEQLATLYLELLIQEGSFFAKALFTRDQDEDDEEQLGFRKNDLLMVKDTGQDDMWEGSMISTGKHGLVPVNAMQPLPYPFYQWFLRKYPGYAGCSPTEKEPFEHYIVTGSCVAVVDYSPVGRDELQLSQGDIVEIQCLLLRSLAVFIGKHSSTGHTGFVHKAHVQPLNTKPLDEQLVFLTEEEKASLARVNPCSSELSDGSLLERLFSSDISCVYRLDRLDETDFMYIRNRPKHDHKARQSATSERSAGTPPYQSSPRTSFSHSSPRVSIYQSHNLLPQEGERLSFALDDTFRELDEFHEDPPLFLEENSWDAEESELSDPTLILLNQDHFQEDFQPLYDLRYSFLWTTFGGKTEDELSGHLESVRECAKRLGMHWAHRRACFVLGRLCARKLKLSQARVYYEEALSVCVDSFSDTPLLVALYTNLTAIYLKQRMTDKLSQTLEKASALLLCLPAHVFTSADEAELLQLLLRRAVVMVDKHLEARVCYLTSSLFLLLRKTDDALPFVERLQFLSRTLSAAECRPIAPLDLNWLLSWLYHRKYMPFLALASLSLDSRRDHSLQNAFQRIDLFIKNSVRLNPCWKEGTSLLPAQIVVYLQQTLVIAEQGEDIKTQRDLCLGLATVYQQYGALDEAVRCAQQAVETGGHINEEEGFEASVLLGWLLVLSGHAEKAQSVLQPLLTSLQGTDSPTQRGVIHNLLALCLRHQGRVQEAGRHFHSALVISRESGNQRNQALALANLGCLALDVGASWVAERFLFRSLYLFGELCESPADEEHVQTCLWLGRSFRDRGRNQDSRACYEMGLLIALHAKNLHSQMVVAKVLSRLYTDMLLYGQSIVYYEHCVSVSRALKDKRLEGEYLEILSSLYLSLNTERSSRKSLDYTKQSLRISIDLGKREEESETWLQVGRIYHLIQEEELADMYLQAAVKTALRMKDSHFAMSIYEEAGDVYFKSHHNRMASLPFYRDGSLPFARSIKDIHSEYRLLSKLTELLMNQGEQEEALQYATLAVQIAGKTGVGVNERTAYHRLATVHYSLEQYELAENYYLKSLSLCPAVLQQPAEAQYYTKLYCRLGNITLHKLKDAHDAVGYFQLALAAALEDRTHPEALYVVYMKLAEIHGNHMPDSQLCQVYIDGAQSLKRVLAGEKSADDADEGPSQKGKRKLDADAGLSESLMKKNGISDAISKDVKCEDDSASRTSASHLDSQRRCSITDLKGDHNHYLPDTDGPFVDAPGSESETIASQSYSESVLTESFDTAKEHISDSSCSTETSQTYQNPTDDKDSDFDTGSLQTQIPANDSRIIKEARL; encoded by the exons ACATCTCTCCTGCAGAGCTGGACGCTCTTTGGAGGGAACCTCCGTACACTCTCGGGGGAACCAGTGAACATTTCTCAGGAAATGGCGTCATGACTCAAG gtgaggaggaggatggtcCGCTGGTGGAGTCAGGCGAGGGCGGGGTGGAGCCAGACAGCtactggaagaagaaagaggcGTTCCTCAAAGGCAGCACCGTGTCTCTGGGGGAGAAATTCTCTTCAG AAATCGTGCTGTCGTTCACTGGCCGACGGCGCTCCAACGTGAGTCCTGACCGGGCCCTCCAGGAGGCCCTGCGCACCCAGCTCCGAGTGGTGGAGAGCAACAGCCAGGATGTCATTCAGCTCTTCAAG GACTTGTCTGCACGTCTGGTTTGTGTCCACGCTGAGAAGGACAGCTTTGTTCTCACTTTCAAGACTGTGGAGGAAATCTGGAAGTTTTCCACTTACTTAGCATTAG GCTACGTGGCTCGTTGTTTGGAGAACTTCTTGTGTGATCAGTCGATCTGGCTCGATCCAGAGCTGCTCAGTGACTTGGAGATCAGTGTAACTGTGAACGAGGAACAGCTGGCTACCCTCTACCTGGAGCTCTTAATCCAAGAAG GATCCTTCTTCGCGAAGGCGCTGTTCACACGTGACCAGGATGAGGACGACGAAGAGCAGCTGGGGTTCCGAAAGAACGACCTGCTGATGGTGAAAGACACGGGGCAGGACGACATGTGGGAGGGCTCCATGATCTCCACCGGAAAGCACGGCCTGGTGCCCGTCAACGCCATGCAGCCGCTGCCCTACCCCTTCTACCA GTGGTTCCTGAGGAAGTATCCAGGCTACGCTGGATGTTCGCCTACAGAAAAGGAACCGTTCGAGCATTATATTG tgACTGGCTCTTGCGTAGCAGTCGTTGACTACAGTCCGGTGGGGAGAGACGAGCTGCAGCTGAGCCAAGGTGACATTGTGGAGATTCAGTGTCTGCTGCTCCGGAGTCTGGCTGTTTTCATAGGAAAGCACTCTTCCACGGGACACACTGGCTTCGTACACAAGGCCCACGTCCAGCCTCTAAATACCAAACCTCT AGACGAACAGTTGGTTTTTctgactgaggaggagaaggccaGTCTGGCTCGGGTTAACCCGTGTAGCTCCGAGCTGAGCGACGGCAGCCTGCTGGAAAGACTCTTCTCATCCGACATCAGCTGCGTCTACAGGCTGG ACAGGCTGGATGAGACGGACTTCATGTACATCAGGAATCGACCGAAACATG ATCACAAAGCCCGTCAGAGCGCCACGTCAGAAAGAAGTGCAGGGACGCCGCCCTACCAGTCCTCCCCTCGCACGTCTTTCTCTCATTCCTCTCCTCGTGTGTCCATCTATCAGTCTCACAATCTGCTGCCTCAAGAGGGGGAGCGGCTGTCCTTCGCCCTGGATGACACATTCAGAGAGCTGGACGAGTTCCACGAAGATCCACCTCTCTTCTTAGAGGAAAACAGCTGGGACGCGGAGGAGTCCGAGCTCAGCGACCCGACTCTGATCCTGCTCAACCAAGATCATTTCCAG GAGGATTTCCAGCCCTTATACGATTTGCGGTATTCCTTTCTGTGGACGACCTTCGGGGGGAAGACTGAGGACGAGCTGTCAGGACACCTGGAGAGTGTCAGGGAGTGCGCCAAGAGACTGGGCATGCACTGGGCTCACCGGCGGGCGTGCTTCGTCCTGGGAAGGCTGTGTGCCAGGAAGCTAAAACTGTCCCAG GCACGCGTGTACTACGAGGAAGCTCTGAGTGTGTGCGTGGACAGTTTCTCCGACACGCCGCTCCTCGTCGCTCTCTACACCAACCTCACCGCCATCTACCTGAAGCAGCGCATGACGGACAAACTGAGCCAGACCCTGGAGAAGGCCAGCGCcctgctcctctgtctcccCGCTCACGTCTTCACGTCGGCGGACGaggcggagctgctgcagctgctcctgagGAGAGCGGTGGTGATGGTGGACAAACACCTGGAGGCTCGCGTCTGCTACCTGACCTCcagcctcttcctgctcctcaggAAGACTGACGATGCTCTCCCTTTTGTGGAGCGACTCCAGTTTCTGTCCAGGACTCTTTCCGCTGCCGAGTGCCGGCCGATAGCGCCCTTGGACCTCAACTGGCTTTTGAGTTGGCTGTATCATCGTAAATACATGCCTTTCTTAGCTCTGGCCTCTCTGAGCCTGGACTCCAGACGGGACCACTCCCTGCAAAACGCCTTCCAGAGGATTGACTTATTTATCAAGAACTCTGTGCGACTAAATCCGTGCTGGAAGGAAGGGACGTCCTTGCTACCTGCTCAGATCGTGGTTTATTTGCAGCAGACCCTGGTAATCGCCGAGCAGGGGGAGGACATAAAGACCCAGAGGGATTTGTGCCTGGGCTTAGCCACAGTTTACCAGCAGTACGGCGCCCTCGATGAAGCGGTGCGCTGCGCTCAGCAGGCCGTTGAGACCGGAGGCCACATAAATGAAGAGGAGGGCTTTGAGGCGTCTGTTCTTCTTGGGTGGCTGCTGGTGTTATCAGGGCATGCTGAGAAGGCCCAGAGTGTCCTACAGCCACTGCTCACATCGCTACAG GGAACAGACAGTCCCACTCAGCGAGGGGTCATTCATAACCTCCTGGCTCTTTGTCTGAGGCATCAGGGTCGTGTGCAAGAAGCAGGCCGGCATTTTCACTCCGCTCTGGTGATCTCCAGAGAAAGCGGAAACCAGAGGAATCAAGCCCTGGCACTGGCCAACCTGGGCTGTCTGGCGCTAGATGTAGGTGCATCCTGGGTCGCAGAACGCTTCCTGTTCAG ATCCCTCTACCTGTTTGGGGAGCTGTGCGAGAGTCCGGCTGATGAGGAGCACGTGCAGACCTGCCTCTGGCTCGGGCGAAGcttcagagacagagggaggaatcAAGACAGCAGGGCTTGTTACGAAATGGGGCTACTAATTGCACTGCATGCCAAAAACCTGCACA GTCAGATGGTGGTGGCCAAGGTGCTGAGTCGTCTGTACACTGACATGCTGCTGTACGGCCAGAGCATCGTCTACTACGagcactgtgtgtctgtgtccagAGCACTGAAAGACAAAAGGCTGGAGGGGGAATATCTGGAAATCCTCAGCAGCCTCTACCTCTCTCTCAACACCGAGAG ATCGTCTCGGAAGTCTCTCGACTACACCAAGCAGAGCCTGAGGATCTCCATCGACCTGGGCAAACGGGAGGAAGAGTCGGAAACGTGGCTGCAGGTGGGACGCATCTATCACCTCatccaggaggaagagctggCCGACATGTACCTGCAG GCAGCGGTGAAAACAGCCCTGAGGATGAAGGACTCTCACTTTGCGATGAGCATCTATGAGGAGGCGGGAGACGTCTACTTTAAGAGCCACCACAACAGGATGGCTTCTCTGCCTTTCTACAGG GATGGTAGTCTGCCGTTTGCTAGGAGCATCAAGGACATCCACTCGGAGTACCGCCTGTTAAGTAAACTGACGGAGCTGCTGATGAACCAAggcgagcaggaggaggctctgCAGTACGCAACCCTGGCTGTTCAGATCGCCGGCAAAACAG GTGTCGGTGTGAACGAGAGAACCGCCTACCACCGGCTGGCCACGGTGCACTACAGCCTGGAGCAGTACGAGCTGGCAGAAAACTACTACCTGAAGTCGCTCTCACTGTGTCCGgccgtcctgcagcagccggcAGAAGCGCAATACTACACCAAGCTGTACTGCAGACTGGGAAACATCACCCTGCACAAGCTGAAG gatgCTCACGATGCAGTGGGTTACTTCCAGTTGGCTCTGGCAGCAGCACTGGAGGACCGAACTCACCCCGAGGCGCTCTATGTGGTGTACATGAAGCTGGCGGAGATCCATGGAAACCACATGCCCGATTCTCAGCTCTGCCAAGTTTACATAGACGGGGCTCAGAGTCTGAAGAGAGTTCTGGCCGGAGAGAAAAGCGCGGATGATGCAGACGAAGGGCCGAGCCAAAAGGGGAAGAGGAAGCTGGATGCTGACGCGGGACTTTCAGAAAGTTTGATGAAGAAAAACGGCATTTCTGATGCAATATCTAAAGACGTGAAGTGTGAAGATGATTCAGCTTCCAGAACAAGTGCATCCCATCTGGACTCACAGCGTAGATGTTCAATCACTGATCTGAAAGGAGATCACAATCACTATCTCCCTGATACAGACGGTCCTTTTGTGGACGCTCCTGGCTCCGAATCAGAAACGATTGCCAGTCAGTCATACAGCGAGAGTGTTTTAACGGAGTCCTTTGATACGGCAAAGGAGCACATCTCAgactccagctgctccaccgaAACATCACAAACGTACCAGAATCCCACAGATGACAAAGACTCTGACTTTGATACCGGCAGCCTGCAAACTCAAATACCTGCTAATGACTCAAGGATCATCAAAGAGGCAAGACTCTGA